From one Phycodurus eques isolate BA_2022a chromosome 19, UOR_Pequ_1.1, whole genome shotgun sequence genomic stretch:
- the erbb2 gene encoding receptor tyrosine-protein kinase erbB-2 isoform X2: MEAVRSLLLLGAVLLRGSGSLAREVCLGTDMKLALPSSLDKQYETLRLLYTGCQVVHGNLEITHLHGDLDLSFLQGIVEVQGYVLVAYVSVSLVPLDNLRIIRGSQLYNSSYALVVQDNTRGEKVGLGTLRLRSLTEILLGGVYIWGNTQLCFPDPQNIVWRDTLDEQNIHAGPHRLQPRASNCSSCSPACKNSCWGETAQDCQTLTRISCASGCQRCKGPLPNDCCHMQCAAGCTGPKDSDCLACRHFNDSGVCKDNCPPPTSYDPVSFQTKLNPDKKFNFGATCVKTCPYNYLAMDVACTLVCPKANQEVIISNPDGNETQKCEKCEGECPKVCYGLGMDNLGVMDNNGVTMVTSSNVEQFSACKKIFGSLAFLPQSFIWDPVTNTSGLALEQLSAFKNLEEITGYLYIDAWPEDWTDLTVFENLKVIRGRMLYKGVFSLAVQNLHIQSLGLRSLRSISGGLILLHNNSQLCYTNSLPWSSLLHPTQGPHYIVNNNQDPQLCEAEGRVCHPLCKDGCWGPGPSQCVSCKTFRRGTECVEQCDLHQGPAREYIDGSSCVACHAECRPLNGSLTCRGRGADQCAECQNFQDGESCVEHCPSGVKEDQHTVWKYSNATGHCLPCNTNCTLSCTQMDERGCPIHPKTGPGTTIAAAVGGVVLFFILLALLVFYLRRHKKLKKKETLRRILQEHELVEPLTPSGASPNQAQMRILKETELKKLRVLGAGAFGTVYKGVWTPDGENVKIPVAIKVLRENTSPKANKEILDEAYVMAGVASPYVCRLLGICLTSTVQLVTQLMPYGCLLDYVRENKDRIGSQFLLNWCVQIAKGMNYLEEVRLVHRDLAARNVLVKNPNHVKITDFGLARLLDIDETEYHADGGKVPIKWMALESILHRKFTHQSDVWSYGVTVWELMTFGAKPYDMIPAREIPDVLEGGERLPQPLICTIDVYMIMVKCWMIDPDSRPRFKDLVSDFSAMARDPPRYVVIQNDEQMSMSSPVDSQFFRMLLEEDGNNMRELLDAEKYLVPQPNLYPRPQGDGAQSNGPSRHQSYRSRDQGLEVEPPMAAAAPRSMYSSLSTLGRSQYPTLPVGTAASNGTWTPHYPTLARSPSAGGQSDSVFLDGPPDDPSLPPASPGRYCKDPTYGSQGELETDGPNGFLHPPHLHHSLPRRSHGYNRNHALPEYVNQEVQEARPERPTTLPRKISKVDRRLPNGLSSGHSVENPRYLVPSTSPAFDNPYYLDLVAKAKAVAGATPADGPAEPERDVPRQVNGFVTPTAENPEYLGLADTWSGYT, from the exons TGTGCCTTGGTACGGACATGAAGCTGGCCCTGCCTTCGAGCCTGGATAAACAATACGAGACCTTGAGGCTACTTTATACCGGATGCCAGGTCGTCCACGGCAACCTGGAGATTACGCaccttcacggagacctggatCTCTCCTTCCTTCAG GGGATTGTGGAGGTGCAAGGCTATGTGCTAGTGGCTTACGTCTCAGTGAGCCTAGTGCCTTTGGACAACCTCCGGATTATCCGAGGCAGCCAACTGTACAATTCCAGCTATGCTCTGGTGGTGCAGGATAACACTCGGGGTGAAAAGGTTGGACTCGGGACACTTCGTCTTCGCAGCCTCACAG AGATCCTGTTGGGCGGGGTCTATATTTGGGGGAACACCCAGCTTTGCTTCCCCGACCCCCAGAACATTGTGTGGAGGGACACCTTGGATGAGCAGAACATCCACGCCGGCCCACACCGACTGCAGCCCAGGGCGTCCAACT GTTCAAGTTGCTCACCTGCATGCAAAAACAGCTGTTGGGGAGAAACTGCACAGGATTGCCAAACCT TGACTCGTATCAGTTGTGCGTCAGGCTGCCAGCGGTGTAAAGGCCCTCTGCCTAACGACTGCTGTCACATGCAGTGCGCCGCCGGATGCACAGGACCCAAAGACTCAGACTGTCTG GCGTGCCGACATTTCAACGACAGCGGCGTTTGTAAGGACAATTGTCCTCCACCCACCAGCTACGACCCGGTCAGCTTTCAGACCAAACTCAACCCGGACAAAAAATTCAACTTCGGAGCCACCTGCGTCAAGACGTGTCCAT ATAACTACCTAGCGATGGATGTAGCCTGCACTTTGGTTTGCCCCAAAGCCAACCAGGAAGTCATCATCTCCAATCCCGATGGGAACGAGAcgcaaaaatgtgaaaagtgtgAAGGAGAGTGTCCAAAAG TGTGTTATGGCCTGGGTATGGACAACCTTGGCGTCATGGACAACAACGGCGTCACCATGGTAACCTCTTCGAATGTGGAGCAGTTCAGTGCTTGTAAGAAGATTTTTGGCAGTTTGGCCTTCCTCCCTCAGAGCTTTATTTG GGACCCAGTGACCAACACATCCGGCCTTGCTCTCGAGCAGTTGAGTGCCTTCAAGAACCTGGAGGAGATTACAG GTTATTTGTACATTGATGCCTGGCCAGAAGACTGGACTGACCTGACTGTGTTTGAGAACCTGAAGGTGATCCGAGGCAGGATGCTCTACAA GGGTGTATTTTCCCTGGCCGTTCAGAACCTACACATTCAGTCTCTCGGGCTGCGTTCGCTGCGCAGCATCAGCGGAGGTTTGATCCTGTTGCACAACAACTCTCAGCTGTGCTACACCAATTCATTGCCCTGGAGCAGCCTCCTCCACCCCACCCAAGGGCCCCACTACATAGTGAACAACAACCAAGACCCCCAACTCTGTG AGGCAGAGGGGCGTGTTTGTCACCCGCTGTGTAAGGACGGCTGTTGGGGGCCGGGGCCCAGCCAGTGTGTGTCCTGCAAGACTTTCCGACGTGGCACCGAGTGTGTTGAGCAGTGTGACCTTCATCAGGG GCCTGCACGGGAATACATTGATGGATCCTCGTGTGTCGCCTGTCACGCCGAGTGTCGGCCTCTCAATGGCTCGCTCACATGTCGTGGCCGG GGTGCGGACCAGTGCGCCGAGTGTCAGAACTTCCAGGATGGCGAGTCCTGTGTGGAGCATTGCCCCAGCGGTGTGAAGGAGGACCAGCACACCGTGTGGAAGTACAGCAATGCCACAGGACACTGTCTGCCCTGCAACACCAACTGCACGCTGTC ATGCACTCAGATGGATGAGAGAGGCTGCCCAATCCATCCCAAGACAGG ACCGGGCACGACTATTGCGGCGGCAGTGGGTGGTGTGGTGctcttcttcatcctcctcgCTCTGCTTGTCTTCTACTTGAGGAGACATAAAAAGCTGAAAAAGAAGGAGACCCTGAGGAGGATCCTGCAGGAGCACGAG CTGGTGGAACCTTTGACACCAAGTGGGGCCTCACCCAATCAGGCTCAGATGCGCATCCTGAAGGAAACGGAGTTAAAAAAGCTCAGAGTGCTTGGCGCTGGAGCTTTTGGTACCGTTTACAAG GGAGTGTGGACTCCCGATGGGGAAAACGTTAAAATTCCGGTGGCCATCAAGGTGTTGCGGGAGAACACCTCGCCAAAAGCCAATAAAGAGATCCTTGAT GAGGCATACGTGATGGCAGGGGTGGCCAGTCCCTACGTGTGTCGCCTGCTGGGCATTTGTTTGACTTCCACGGTGCAGCTGGTCACTCAGCTCATGCCGTACGGCTGCCTCCTCGACTACGTCCGGGAGAACAAGGATCGCATCGGCTCCCAGTTCCTCCTCAACTGGTGTGTCCAGATTGCCAAG GGGATGAACTACCTCGAGGAGGTGCGCCTCGTCCACAGAGATTTGGCAGCCCGCAACGTTCTGGTGAAGAACCCGAACCACGTGAAGATCACAGACTTCGGCTTGGCACGCTTGCTCGATATTGACGAGACCGAATATCACGCCGACGGGGGGAAG gTTCCGATTAAATGGATGGCACTGGAGTCTATCCTGCACAGGAAGTTTACACATCAGAGTGACGTTTGGAGCTATG GGGTGACCGTGTGGGAGCTGATGACATTCGGCGCCAAACCGTACGACATGATCCCGGCCAGAGAAATCCCAGATGTTCTGGAAGGCGGGGAGCGCCTCCCGCAACCCCTCATTTGCACCATCGACGTCTACATGATCATGGTCAAAT GTTGGATGATCGACCCAGACAGCCGACCCAGATTTAAAGATCTGGTGAGTGATTTTTCCGCCATGGCCAGGGACCCACCTCGCTACGTCGTCATTCAG AACGACGAGCAGATGAGCATGTCCAGCCCGGTGGACAGTCAGTTCTTCCGAATGCTTCTGGAGGAGGACGGGAACAACATGAGGGAACTGCTGGATGCCGAGAAGTATCTGGTGCCTCAACCCAACCTCTATCCCAGGCCTCAGGGAGACGGGGCGCAGTCAAACGGGCCGTCCAGGCATCAGTCATACAGG AGCAGAGATCAGGGCTTAGAAGTTGAGCCCCCCATGGCTGCCGCAGCCCCTCGTAGCATGTACTCCTCCCTCAGCACTCTGGGCCGCAGCCAGTACCCCACCTTACCAGTAGGAACCGCCGCCTCCAACGGTACGTGGACCCCTCATTACCCCACGCTGGCACGCAGCCCCTCCGCCGGCGGCCAGTCCGACTCGGTCTTCCTGGACGGACCCCCGGACGACCCCTCGCTGCCCCCGGCCAGCCCCGGGCGCTACTGCAAGGACCCCACCTACGGGAGCCAGGGCGAGCTGGAGACGGACGGCCCCAACGGGTtccttcatcctcctcatcttcatcaCTCGCTGCCCAGGAGAAGTCACGGCTATAATCGCAACCACGCCTTGCCAG AGTACGTCAATCAGGAAGTCCAAGAGGCCAGACCGGAGCGGCCCACCACGCTTCCTCGGAAAATCTCCAAAGTGGACAGACGCCTGCCGAACGGCTTGAGTTCAGGCCACAGTGTGGAGAACCCCAGGTACTTGGTCCCCTCCACCTCACCTGCCTTTGACAACCCGTACTACCTGGACCTCGTGGCCAAAGCAAAAGCGGTCGCCGGGGCGACGCCGGCGGACGGCCCGGCGGAACCGGAGCGGGACGTGCCGCGACAAGTCAACGGATTTGTCACTCCCACGGCCGAGAACCCGGAATATCTGGGCCTGGCGGACACCTGGAGTGGATACACATGA
- the kcnh6b gene encoding potassium voltage-gated channel subfamily H member 6 — MKCGGPAGRGPDCRSPPASRIELLSPSKVKVTQVLSLESDVLPEYELQVPETTWWILLHYSPFKAFWDWIILLLVLYTAVFTPYSATFLLDEHSDVRQRSCGYTCNPLNVADLLVDVLFIVDIVINLRTTYVDHNDEVVTQPSRIAKHYIKGWFPIDLFAAIPFDLLIFRSVSDEMATLRSLLKTARLLRLVRVARKLDRYSEYGAAVLFLLMCTFVLIAHWLACMWYAIGFVERPYTETGWLDNLAEQLGKTYNDNNSSSGPSVKDKYVTALYFTLSSLTSVGFGNVSPNTNSEKLFSICVMVVGSLMYASIFGNVSAIIQRLYSGTTRYHTQMLRVKEFIRFHQIPVSLRQRLEEYFQHAWSYTNGINMNAVLKGFPESLQADICLHLNRSLLQTCKAFRGSSEACLRGLAMRFRTVHAPPGDTLIHYGDILDSLFFMSRGSVQVIRDDVVVAILEKKDIFGELIHLYNEPGKSNSDVITITYCDLHRILRDDLLEVLDMYPGFADHFWRNLDLTFNLRDVDQVVPISTDDSGDDCDYRHRPRHKIHSLDCRIRPDGMDHEDSYPLQSCRHRCSPSQARWEDSCSCGSSCSQSSEDSTKPLAQNAKVELYPSEGGRREYVPTEVQLLPPSGVSVGREAVLDRSRQAPSSNVPEMFHYWTDRRPHQFSSQAWQSSSVRYSYHPPQFTEERRSELESRLEVLHAQLNRLETRMTADINVILQLLQQQIAAVPPAYSTVSSRTLPTDSTGLYGSGTPVLCAMYPIAPLQIDSPAPTPVSRGTGTVERPHPTNPRTRTSLRCPSLPDNLDTTSGLSEIQKHHSDPVLPIT, encoded by the exons ATGAAGTGCGGGGGACCGGCTGGTAGGGGCCCCGACTGCCGATCCCCTCCGGCCTCAAGGATAGAGCTTCTCAGCCCCTCCAAGGTGAAGGTCACCCAG GTTCTTTCTCTGGAGTCTGACGTGCTACCAGAATATGAACTCCAAGTGCCAGAGACAACGTGGTGGATCTTGCTCCACTACAGCCCCTTCAAGGCCTTCTGGGACTGGATCATTCTCCTCCTGGTGCTCTACACAGCAGTATTCACGCCGTACTCGGCGACGTTCCTCTTGGACGAGCACAGCGACGTGCGTCAGAGGAGCTGCGGCTACACATGCAACCCGCTCAACGTGGCCGACCTGTTGGTGGACGTACTGTTCATCGTGGACATAGTCATCAACCTGCGCACCACCTACGTGGACCACAACGATGAGGTGGTGACGCAGCCCAGCAGGATCGCCAAGCACTATATCAAAGGGTGGTTCCCTATTGATCTTTTTGCGGCTATCCCCTTTGACCTTCTCATTTTTAGGTCCGTTTCTGATGAG ATGGCAACCTTAAGAAGTCTGCTCAAAACGGCTCGCTTGCTGCGGTTGGTCCGCGTGGCAAGAAAGCTGGACCGCTATTCCGAGTACGGAGCCGCTGTTCTCTTCCTGCTAATGTGCACTTTTGTGCTCATCGCCCATTGGCTCGCCTGCATGTGGTACGCTATCGGCTTCGTGGAGAGGCCCTACACGGAGACCGGTTGGCTGGACAACCTGGCAGAGCAACTGGGCAAGACCTACAACGACAACAACTCAAGCTCCGGTCCTTCTGTCAAAGACAAATACGTGACAGCACTTTACTTCACCTTGAGCAGTCTGACAAGCGTTGGGTTCGGGAATGTCTCTCCCAACACAAATTCAGAGAAGCTCTTCTCCATCTGTGTCATGGTTGTCGGCT CTCTTATGTATGCCAGCATATTCGGGAACGTGTCGGCCATCATCCAGAGGCTGTACTCGGGTACGACTCGCTACCACACGCAGATGCTACGTGTCAAAGAGTTTATTCGCTTTCACCAAATCCCTGTCAGCCTACGCCAACGACTGGAGGAATACTTCCAGCACGCGTGGTCCTACACGAACGGCATCAACATGAACGCT GTGTTGAAGGGCTTCCCAGAGTCCTTGCAAGCGGACATCTGTTTGCACTTGAACCGATCTCTTCTGCAGACGTGCAAGGCTTTCCGTGGAAGCAGCGAGGCCTGCCTGCGGGGCTTGGCCATGAGATTCAGGACGGTCCACGCGCCTCCGGGCGACACCCTCATCCACTACGGCGACATCCTAGACTCGCTCTTTTTCATGTCGCGGGGTTCCGTCCAGGTCATCAGGGATGACGTGGTGGTTGCCATACTAG AGAAGAAGGACATCTTTGGTGAACTGATTCATCTTTATAATGAGCCTGGGAAGTCCAATTCGGATGTGATCACAATCACTTACTGTGACCTACACCGGATTCTGAGGGATGATCTGCTGGAGGTTCTGGatatgtaccctggctttgcagaCCACTTCTGGAGGAACCTGGACTTGACGTTCAACCTCAGAGATGTAG ATCAAGTGGTGCCAATATCAACTGATGATTCAGGTGATGACTGTGATTACCGCCACAGGCCAAGACACAAAATCCACTCTCTGGACTGCAGAATCAGACCAG ATGGAATGGATCACGAAGATTCTTACCCTCTTCAGTCCTGTCGGCATCGTTGCTCCCCATCCCAAGCCCGTTGGGAAGACAGCTGTAGCTGCGGTTCCTCGTGTTCCCAGTCCAGCGAGGACTCGACTAAACCTCTCGCTCAGAACGCCAAAGTTGAGCTTTACCCGTCTGAAGGCGGCAGAAGGGAATACGTCCCCACTGAGGTGCAGCTGCTACCCCCAAGTGGCGTGTCGGTGGGAAGGGAAGCAGTGTTGGACCGGAGTCGTCAAG CTCCGTCTTCGAATGTGCCAGAAATGTTCCACTACTGGACAGATCGACGACCTCACCAGTTCTCCAGTCAGGCCTGGCAATCGTCGTCGGTCCGCTACTCTTACCACCCGCCGCAGTTCACTGAGGAGCGGCGCAGCGAACTCGAGTCTCGACTGGAAGTATTGCATGCACAGCTCAACAG GTTGGAGACCCGCATGACGGCCGACATCAACGTCATCCTCCAGCTTCTTCAGCAGCAGATCGCGGCCGTCCCTCCGGCTTACAGCACCGTGTCGTCCCGGACACTCCCGACTGACTCGACGGGCCTGTACGGCAGCGGGACGCCCGTGCTGTGTGCCATGTACCCCATCGCCCCCTTGCAGATAGACAGCCCAGCACCCACTCCAGTAAGTAGAGGTACAGGTACTGTGGAACGTCCTCATCCCACGAACCCGAGGACGCGCACCTCCCTCCGTTGCCCCTCGCTGCCGGACAACCTGGACACGACCTCAGGGCTGTCTGAGATCCAGAAGCACCACTCAGACCCAGTACTTCCTATCACCTAA
- the erbb2 gene encoding receptor tyrosine-protein kinase erbB-2 isoform X1, protein MEAVRSLLLLGAVLLRGSGSLAREVCLGTDMKLALPSSLDKQYETLRLLYTGCQVVHGNLEITHLHGDLDLSFLQGIVEVQGYVLVAYVSVSLVPLDNLRIIRGSQLYNSSYALVVQDNTRGEKVGLGTLRLRSLTEILLGGVYIWGNTQLCFPDPQNIVWRDTLDEQNIHAGPHRLQPRASNCSSCSPACKNSCWGETAQDCQTLTRISCASGCQRCKGPLPNDCCHMQCAAGCTGPKDSDCLACRHFNDSGVCKDNCPPPTSYDPVSFQTKLNPDKKFNFGATCVKTCPYNYLAMDVACTLVCPKANQEVIISNPDGNETQKCEKCEGECPKVCYGLGMDNLGVMDNNGVTMVTSSNVEQFSACKKIFGSLAFLPQSFIWDPVTNTSGLALEQLSAFKNLEEITGYLYIDAWPEDWTDLTVFENLKVIRGRMLYKGVFSLAVQNLHIQSLGLRSLRSISGGLILLHNNSQLCYTNSLPWSSLLHPTQGPHYIVNNNQDPQLCEAEGRVCHPLCKDGCWGPGPSQCVSCKTFRRGTECVEQCDLHQGPAREYIDGSSCVACHAECRPLNGSLTCRGRAVCVCVCVCVRAFPQGADQCAECQNFQDGESCVEHCPSGVKEDQHTVWKYSNATGHCLPCNTNCTLSCTQMDERGCPIHPKTGPGTTIAAAVGGVVLFFILLALLVFYLRRHKKLKKKETLRRILQEHELVEPLTPSGASPNQAQMRILKETELKKLRVLGAGAFGTVYKGVWTPDGENVKIPVAIKVLRENTSPKANKEILDEAYVMAGVASPYVCRLLGICLTSTVQLVTQLMPYGCLLDYVRENKDRIGSQFLLNWCVQIAKGMNYLEEVRLVHRDLAARNVLVKNPNHVKITDFGLARLLDIDETEYHADGGKVPIKWMALESILHRKFTHQSDVWSYGVTVWELMTFGAKPYDMIPAREIPDVLEGGERLPQPLICTIDVYMIMVKCWMIDPDSRPRFKDLVSDFSAMARDPPRYVVIQNDEQMSMSSPVDSQFFRMLLEEDGNNMRELLDAEKYLVPQPNLYPRPQGDGAQSNGPSRHQSYRSRDQGLEVEPPMAAAAPRSMYSSLSTLGRSQYPTLPVGTAASNGTWTPHYPTLARSPSAGGQSDSVFLDGPPDDPSLPPASPGRYCKDPTYGSQGELETDGPNGFLHPPHLHHSLPRRSHGYNRNHALPEYVNQEVQEARPERPTTLPRKISKVDRRLPNGLSSGHSVENPRYLVPSTSPAFDNPYYLDLVAKAKAVAGATPADGPAEPERDVPRQVNGFVTPTAENPEYLGLADTWSGYT, encoded by the exons TGTGCCTTGGTACGGACATGAAGCTGGCCCTGCCTTCGAGCCTGGATAAACAATACGAGACCTTGAGGCTACTTTATACCGGATGCCAGGTCGTCCACGGCAACCTGGAGATTACGCaccttcacggagacctggatCTCTCCTTCCTTCAG GGGATTGTGGAGGTGCAAGGCTATGTGCTAGTGGCTTACGTCTCAGTGAGCCTAGTGCCTTTGGACAACCTCCGGATTATCCGAGGCAGCCAACTGTACAATTCCAGCTATGCTCTGGTGGTGCAGGATAACACTCGGGGTGAAAAGGTTGGACTCGGGACACTTCGTCTTCGCAGCCTCACAG AGATCCTGTTGGGCGGGGTCTATATTTGGGGGAACACCCAGCTTTGCTTCCCCGACCCCCAGAACATTGTGTGGAGGGACACCTTGGATGAGCAGAACATCCACGCCGGCCCACACCGACTGCAGCCCAGGGCGTCCAACT GTTCAAGTTGCTCACCTGCATGCAAAAACAGCTGTTGGGGAGAAACTGCACAGGATTGCCAAACCT TGACTCGTATCAGTTGTGCGTCAGGCTGCCAGCGGTGTAAAGGCCCTCTGCCTAACGACTGCTGTCACATGCAGTGCGCCGCCGGATGCACAGGACCCAAAGACTCAGACTGTCTG GCGTGCCGACATTTCAACGACAGCGGCGTTTGTAAGGACAATTGTCCTCCACCCACCAGCTACGACCCGGTCAGCTTTCAGACCAAACTCAACCCGGACAAAAAATTCAACTTCGGAGCCACCTGCGTCAAGACGTGTCCAT ATAACTACCTAGCGATGGATGTAGCCTGCACTTTGGTTTGCCCCAAAGCCAACCAGGAAGTCATCATCTCCAATCCCGATGGGAACGAGAcgcaaaaatgtgaaaagtgtgAAGGAGAGTGTCCAAAAG TGTGTTATGGCCTGGGTATGGACAACCTTGGCGTCATGGACAACAACGGCGTCACCATGGTAACCTCTTCGAATGTGGAGCAGTTCAGTGCTTGTAAGAAGATTTTTGGCAGTTTGGCCTTCCTCCCTCAGAGCTTTATTTG GGACCCAGTGACCAACACATCCGGCCTTGCTCTCGAGCAGTTGAGTGCCTTCAAGAACCTGGAGGAGATTACAG GTTATTTGTACATTGATGCCTGGCCAGAAGACTGGACTGACCTGACTGTGTTTGAGAACCTGAAGGTGATCCGAGGCAGGATGCTCTACAA GGGTGTATTTTCCCTGGCCGTTCAGAACCTACACATTCAGTCTCTCGGGCTGCGTTCGCTGCGCAGCATCAGCGGAGGTTTGATCCTGTTGCACAACAACTCTCAGCTGTGCTACACCAATTCATTGCCCTGGAGCAGCCTCCTCCACCCCACCCAAGGGCCCCACTACATAGTGAACAACAACCAAGACCCCCAACTCTGTG AGGCAGAGGGGCGTGTTTGTCACCCGCTGTGTAAGGACGGCTGTTGGGGGCCGGGGCCCAGCCAGTGTGTGTCCTGCAAGACTTTCCGACGTGGCACCGAGTGTGTTGAGCAGTGTGACCTTCATCAGGG GCCTGCACGGGAATACATTGATGGATCCTCGTGTGTCGCCTGTCACGCCGAGTGTCGGCCTCTCAATGGCTCGCTCACATGTCGTGGCCGG gctgtgtgtgtgtgtgtgtgtgtgtgtgtgcgtgcgtttccGCAGGGTGCGGACCAGTGCGCCGAGTGTCAGAACTTCCAGGATGGCGAGTCCTGTGTGGAGCATTGCCCCAGCGGTGTGAAGGAGGACCAGCACACCGTGTGGAAGTACAGCAATGCCACAGGACACTGTCTGCCCTGCAACACCAACTGCACGCTGTC ATGCACTCAGATGGATGAGAGAGGCTGCCCAATCCATCCCAAGACAGG ACCGGGCACGACTATTGCGGCGGCAGTGGGTGGTGTGGTGctcttcttcatcctcctcgCTCTGCTTGTCTTCTACTTGAGGAGACATAAAAAGCTGAAAAAGAAGGAGACCCTGAGGAGGATCCTGCAGGAGCACGAG CTGGTGGAACCTTTGACACCAAGTGGGGCCTCACCCAATCAGGCTCAGATGCGCATCCTGAAGGAAACGGAGTTAAAAAAGCTCAGAGTGCTTGGCGCTGGAGCTTTTGGTACCGTTTACAAG GGAGTGTGGACTCCCGATGGGGAAAACGTTAAAATTCCGGTGGCCATCAAGGTGTTGCGGGAGAACACCTCGCCAAAAGCCAATAAAGAGATCCTTGAT GAGGCATACGTGATGGCAGGGGTGGCCAGTCCCTACGTGTGTCGCCTGCTGGGCATTTGTTTGACTTCCACGGTGCAGCTGGTCACTCAGCTCATGCCGTACGGCTGCCTCCTCGACTACGTCCGGGAGAACAAGGATCGCATCGGCTCCCAGTTCCTCCTCAACTGGTGTGTCCAGATTGCCAAG GGGATGAACTACCTCGAGGAGGTGCGCCTCGTCCACAGAGATTTGGCAGCCCGCAACGTTCTGGTGAAGAACCCGAACCACGTGAAGATCACAGACTTCGGCTTGGCACGCTTGCTCGATATTGACGAGACCGAATATCACGCCGACGGGGGGAAG gTTCCGATTAAATGGATGGCACTGGAGTCTATCCTGCACAGGAAGTTTACACATCAGAGTGACGTTTGGAGCTATG GGGTGACCGTGTGGGAGCTGATGACATTCGGCGCCAAACCGTACGACATGATCCCGGCCAGAGAAATCCCAGATGTTCTGGAAGGCGGGGAGCGCCTCCCGCAACCCCTCATTTGCACCATCGACGTCTACATGATCATGGTCAAAT GTTGGATGATCGACCCAGACAGCCGACCCAGATTTAAAGATCTGGTGAGTGATTTTTCCGCCATGGCCAGGGACCCACCTCGCTACGTCGTCATTCAG AACGACGAGCAGATGAGCATGTCCAGCCCGGTGGACAGTCAGTTCTTCCGAATGCTTCTGGAGGAGGACGGGAACAACATGAGGGAACTGCTGGATGCCGAGAAGTATCTGGTGCCTCAACCCAACCTCTATCCCAGGCCTCAGGGAGACGGGGCGCAGTCAAACGGGCCGTCCAGGCATCAGTCATACAGG AGCAGAGATCAGGGCTTAGAAGTTGAGCCCCCCATGGCTGCCGCAGCCCCTCGTAGCATGTACTCCTCCCTCAGCACTCTGGGCCGCAGCCAGTACCCCACCTTACCAGTAGGAACCGCCGCCTCCAACGGTACGTGGACCCCTCATTACCCCACGCTGGCACGCAGCCCCTCCGCCGGCGGCCAGTCCGACTCGGTCTTCCTGGACGGACCCCCGGACGACCCCTCGCTGCCCCCGGCCAGCCCCGGGCGCTACTGCAAGGACCCCACCTACGGGAGCCAGGGCGAGCTGGAGACGGACGGCCCCAACGGGTtccttcatcctcctcatcttcatcaCTCGCTGCCCAGGAGAAGTCACGGCTATAATCGCAACCACGCCTTGCCAG AGTACGTCAATCAGGAAGTCCAAGAGGCCAGACCGGAGCGGCCCACCACGCTTCCTCGGAAAATCTCCAAAGTGGACAGACGCCTGCCGAACGGCTTGAGTTCAGGCCACAGTGTGGAGAACCCCAGGTACTTGGTCCCCTCCACCTCACCTGCCTTTGACAACCCGTACTACCTGGACCTCGTGGCCAAAGCAAAAGCGGTCGCCGGGGCGACGCCGGCGGACGGCCCGGCGGAACCGGAGCGGGACGTGCCGCGACAAGTCAACGGATTTGTCACTCCCACGGCCGAGAACCCGGAATATCTGGGCCTGGCGGACACCTGGAGTGGATACACATGA
- the LOC133395245 gene encoding proteinase-activated receptor 3-like yields the protein MANNSSSAVNVGDVGILAYCVSMETGMYIWGIGSIICCAAGLPANFVILWEMFKAYRDGAALTSYNLFLLNLSSMDTVFLLFLPVAIINHFKLNIWLLNAFSSATYTLNICGRPLLMACICLDLYVAVVHPIFYRRMKSLTPRAVGVAVVWFVTLITAGFYFSFNELYFTLFSTLYFIAAMVIIGICDAFILYVLIASGRSGRGVHPQKQRAIHTLTNSLVMTFISYFPPVVLFIFGLHLMSDSRVFICTVGLPITLTSTWGSAVMPMLHLNDLGKFNCLWVRCAQ from the coding sequence ATGGCCAACAATTCTTCCAGCGCTGTAAATGTTGGGGACGTAGGCATTTTGGCGTACTGTGTCAGCATGGAGACCGGGATGTATATCTGGGGGATTGGTTCGATCATTTGCTGCGCGGCGGGCCTTCCCGCAAATTTCGTCATCCTGTGGGAGATGTTCAAGGCCTACAGGGACGGAGCTGCTTTAACGTCCTACAATCTGTTCCTGTTGAACCTGTCATCCATGGACACCGTCTTCTTGCTTTTCCTACCGGTTGCCATTATCAATCACTTCAAATTAAATATCTGGTtattgaacgccttctccagcGCGACATACACCTTGAACATTTGCGGCCGGCCCCTCCTGATGGCGTGCATTTGCCTGGATTTGTATGTGGCCGTGGTTCACCCCATTTTCTACCGCAGGATGAAGAGTCTGACTCCCAGGGCGGTTGGGGTGGCCGTGGTCTGGTTCGTGACCTTAATCACGGCCGGCTTTTACTTTTCCTTCAACGAGTTGTACTTCACCTTGTTTTCCACGTTGTACTTCATCGCCGCCATGGTGATCATCGGCATCTGCGACGCGTTCATCCTGTACGTGTTGATCGCGTCGGGCAGGAGCGGCAGGGGCGTCCACCCGCAGAAGCAGAGAGCCATTCACACGCTCACCAACAGCTTGGTGATGACGTTCATCTCCTACTTTCCTCCTGTGGTTCTCTTCATATTTGGCCTCCACTTGATGTCGGACAGCCGTGTCTTCATATGCACCGTCGGATTGCCGATCACCCTGACTTCCACGTGGGGCTCTGCAGTCATGCCCATGCTCCATTTAAATGATCTTGGCAAATTCAATTGTCTCTGGGTTAGATGCGCTCAGTAA